From the Hyphomicrobiaceae bacterium genome, the window TGCGGATCAGGCTGAACCTGGTATTGCTGTTCGTAGCCGCCGATGGCATCCACCTCGGCAACGCCGGTCACGCCTTTAAGCTGGGGCCGGACGATCCAGTCCTGCACCGTGCGCAGGTACATGGAAAACTCGAAATCCTTACGCAGAACTAGGCCTTCCGGCGTCAAGTAACTGCCATCGCTCTGCCAGCCTGGTTTGCCGTCTTTGACCTCCGCACCCTTGCCGCGAGGATGTTCGAAATGGACCGTCCACATGTAGATTTCGCCGAGGCCGGTCGAAACGGCACCCATGCGTGGTTCAGCCCCCGCCGGCAGGTTGGCTTTAGCCTGGTTCATCCGCTCCGACACCTGGGCGCGCGCAAAGTAGATGTCGACGTTGTCCTCAAAAACCGCCGTGACCTGCGAAAACCCGTTGCGCGACAGCGAGCGCGTGTAGGAGAGCCCCGGTATTCCAGCGAGTGCAGTCTCTATCGGGAAAGTGACGTTCTTTTCGATCTCAAAGGGCGACAACGCTGCCGCTTCCGTATTGATCTGGATCTGGTTGTTGGTGATGTCCGGCACGGCGTCGATCGGCAGCCGTTGCAGCGAATAGAGTCCGAATGCCGACGCGGCGGCAACCAGCAAGACCACCAGCACGCGGTGGGTGAGGGAGAAACTCAGGATGCGTTCAATCATGGCCGGTTCTCTCCCCCTCAATGCTCATGCTCGGCTTCGGCTTTGCCGAGCTCGGCCTTGAGCGTGAAGGTGTTGGAGGTGGCGACCGTTTCGCCGAATTCGAGCCCTGAAATGATCTCGACGTATTTCGAATCCTCGCGGCCCGTTGTCACCGGCCGCGCACGGAAGCCGCCGCTTTCGCTGACGAACACCACCTTGGACCCCTTGACCGTCTGAATGGCGCCAGCGGGCACCAGAATGTCGACTTCCTGCTCTGACGCGATGAGGCGCGCATCCACATAGTCGCCGGGCTTCCAGATGCCTGAAGCGTTGTCCAGTTCGGCGATGGCCTTGGCTGAGCGGGTCTCGGCATCGATCACGGGGCTCAGCGCGAAGATCCTTCCACTTGCCTGCCTAGTGCCCGATTGCACGCGCACCATTTGACCTTGTTTGGCGAACGACAGGTCATTGGGCGCAACAGCTAACTCAATCCAGACCTTTGCCGGATCGGCGATCGTGAACACTTCTTTGTCGGTTCCAACGGTCTGGCCGAGCACCAGGTCACGCGCGGTGACCTGACCGGCGATGGGCGCCCGCAGCTCGTAGATGCGAAAACTGCTCTCGTCCCCGATCTTGGGTAGCCGTTTAATTTCGTCGTCAGAGAGTCCGATTGCGTGCAGGCGCTGATGCGCAACATCGAGCCTGATTTTGGCTTCTGCGTGAGCGTTGCGGGCGGCGAGGTATTCCTGCTCCGCGGTCACCTTCTGCTTCCACAGTCGCTCTTCCCGCTCATAAGTTGAGCGCGCCAGTTCCTCGGTGCGCGACGCCGCCAGAAAATCAGCCTTTGCATCGGCCATTTCGCGGCTGTCGATCGTGGCAAGAAGATCGCCAACAGCTACGGTATCGCCAAGTTGCCGATCAACGCTCGCCACGGTACCGGTCAGTTTGGGTACAACCCGGGCCTGGGCATTGGCATTCATCGTTATCCGGCCTGGAGCAGCGACTTCCTTGCTGAGCTTGCCGGAAGCCGCCGGCTGCATCTCGATTGTTGCAGCCTTGATCTGTTCGGCACTCAGTTTGATCAGCCCTTCCGACGATTCACCTTCTTCCTTGCCGTGGGCATGACCGTGCTCATCCTTCTCACTAGTAGCCTCTTTAGCGTGGTCGCCGTCGGCTTTCGCAACCGGTGCTATCTCAGGGCTAGAAGGCCACATCGATTCCCAAACCGCCCGGACGAATCCGTCCTCACAGACCTTCGCGCCGAAGCCCTCAGCCGCATGGTCAGCATCCTGCTCTTCTCCATGACCGTGGCCATGCCCATGCGCATCCACCTTCGCGGGTCCGCACATGGAGCTGGTCTCGCGATACGCTACGAACAAGCCCAAAAGAGCTGCTGCAATGGCTAGGGTAAGTTTCGAGGTGAACTTCATTTAGCAACGCTTTCCTAGAATTCCTTGATGTCGCGCCCGATAAGCGCTTCGACCTTGACCCGTGCCTTTTCGTAGTCGGCGCGGGCATTGAGCAGATCGAGCCGCACCTCGAACACCGAGCGCTGAACATCGAGCACATTCAACAGATCGAACTTGCCCTCGTCGTAGCCGAGTTTGGTGCGATCGAAGGCCGTCTGCGCCACAGGCAGCACATCGCGCTTCAACCCATTGAGCTGCGTCGCCGCGACTTCAAGATCGCCAACGGCCTCAATCAGCGCGCGCAGAAGTTCGTCGCGCACAGCCAGCGCATCGGTCTCCGCCTTCGCAAGTCGGCTCTCGGCGGCGGCGATGTTGCCGTCATTGCGATCAAAAATCGGTAGCGGGATCGCTACGGACGCGACGATCGCCGTGGAGTCGTTCTCATTGAACTGACGCACCCCGGCACCAACGCGAAGGTCGGGGATGGCTTTGGCATTCTCCAGATTCACCTGGGCGGCACGGCGGCCAACCTCATCACTCCAGCGCGCCAGCGTTGGATTGCTATCGAGAAAGGTTTTCAATGCTTCAACGGAAGGCACGCTAATACCGTTGCCAAGCCGGCCAGCTGCTGCGCCGAAATCGGGCGCATGCGCACCCCATAGTGTCGAAAGCTTACGCTTGGCCGCATCCAGCCGCGCCTTCTCCGCACCCTGAAGGGCCTTGGCTCGCGCGGCCGCCACCAAAGCACGATCCAGCTCGATCGGACTGGCCTTGCCGGCCTTGACGCGGGCATCGACGCTTTTGCGCGTCTTCTCTGCTATCGAGACAAACTCACCCAGGACCTTCACCCGCTCCTGCGCGGTGAGCACGTCCACGAACGACTGGGCGGCCAAGGTCGCCATCTGGACGCGGATGCCCTCGTAGTCCCACGTGGCGAGGGACGTCTCGAGTTGAGCGGCCTGCAGACGCGCATAGCGCTTGCCGCCGAGTTCAATGAGCTGGGTCAGACTGGCAGTTTCCTCAGCGACATCGAAGTCGCGCTTATCCTTTGAGCCGCCGAAGTTCTCGACCTCCAGCAACAACTCTGGATTGGGCCGGCGTGAGGCTTGAAAGGCTTCACCATCGCGAGCCTGAATTTCGTGGTAGGCCGCGCGAACGGAGGGATTGTAAGCCAACGTCCGGCTGACTGCGTCGCGCAGCGTCAGACGGTTTTCATAGCTTAAGGTCGACGTAGCGCTGACTGATGGAAACATTACCGGTCCGGCTTCCCCGGACACTGCCGTTTCCGTGCTCCAGCCGGAAAGTTCTTCGCCCGTTGCGCCATAGCCCGAGCAGGCCGTGGCCATCGCCACAGCCAGCCAGAAGTAAAATTTAGAACGTTTCGCCATAGGGCCCCCAGGCATCGAATCAAGTTTTGCGCCGTCAGCAAGTGTGCCGACGTGCGCAGCCAAAGATCAGACGGGAGGCGCTAAATGAGGAGGATAACCGTGCTCAAGGCGTCAAGACGCGGGTCGCCGGACAGCGCCACAGCATAGCTGCTCGAAGCGACAAGGATTTGCTCCGGCTGGAACACGAGAGGTGTGGTTCCGATTTGCAGCGGCGAATCACCGCCGTCATCCGTCGACTGCTTCTTGATCGAGGAGAACGTGACCGTTGCCGTCGCCTGAAGACCGATGTCGATGCAATCCGGGCCGTTCTCCAGACTGACAGTTTGCGAAGCCTTTTCTGGCGCAACGTCAACGACATGGTCGTTCTGGTGGTGCATGGAGCTGTGGACGAACTCCACCATCCGGTGGCCGTCGTTGCCGATGCACAAGCGCATCGACCCGGCAACCACGGTGGCCGGGATAAACAGCGCAAGCAGCAAAACGGTTAAGGATCGTCGCATGGTATGATCATAGACTCCTCATCCAGAAGCACTATCAAGATTTTCTGCTGCTTGGCAATCCGGCAAGGCAGGTGTTGCCTGTATGCACATCAGTTATATTTCCGTAACGAGGAGATCAGATGGGCGCCGGTCACGACCACGGGCATACGTCATCCAGCGCATCCGCGCTGACAAAAGCCCTGGCGCTGACAGGGACGTTCCTGGTCGTCGAGGTGGTGGCCGGTATCTTGACCGGCAGCCTGGCGCTCATTTCCGATGCCGCGCACATGCTGACCGACACTGCCGGGCTCGCGATTGCTCTCGCCGCCATCAAGGTGGGCGAACGGCCTGCCGACAGCCGGCGGACCTTCGGCTACCGCCGCTTCGAAATTCTTGCCGCAGCCTTCAACGCGATCCTGCTGTTCGGTGTGGCTGCCTACATTCTGTATGAAGCCTACCAGCGGGTTCTCGCCCCAACTGAAATCCAATCCCTACCAATGCTCGTGGTGGCGTTCCTCGGCCTTCTCGTGAACCTTGCCGCCATGCGACTGCTGGCAGGCAACGCACAGTCGAGCCTCAACGTGAAAGGCGCCTATCTGGAAGTCTGGAGCGACATGCTCGGCTCGATTGGAGTCATGGCCGCTGCCATAATCATTTGGCTCACCGGTTGGCGTTGGGTCGATCCGCTGGTTGCCGTGGCGATTGGATTATGGGTGCTGCCGCGAACGTGGCAGCTCTTTAGTGAGACCATGAACGTTCTGCTGGAAGGCGTGCCCGAAGGCATCAACGTGGTCGCGATCGAAACGGCGTTGCGCGCCGTCCCCGGCGTGCGTGACATTCACGACCTCCATGTGTGGGCACTGAGTTCTGAGATGCCGTCCTTATCGGTCCATCTCGTGCTCGGGGACGCGCCGGACGCGGATAAAGTTCGCGAGAAAGCAGCCGAGCTGCTCGAAGAACGCTTTAGTATTGATCATGTCACGTTGCAGACCGAGCGAACGGACTGCCGTGACGGGCGCGATCAGCACGGGCTGCACTAGGCCAGGCTGTAAGGAGCGTTTCCACCATCGGCTTTCATCAATGCCGTGGATCGATCGGAGCCAGCGCTTCAATAATTCGGCACTCGCCAATGGTGCCGCGACCGCAATAGCGGATGATACTGTCGAGTTCGCGCCGTAGAGCCTTTAAATCGGCCAGTTTGCGATCGACGTCTGCGAGATGGTCGCGAGCGATGACATCGACAGCTTCGCAGGAACGCTGCTTCTGATCCGACAGACCCAGAAGTTCCCTCACCTGCTCCAGGCCAAAACCCAGATCGCGGGCACGACGAATGAAGCTCAGTCGACCGAGATCGCTTTTCCCATAGGCGCGGTAGTTTCCACTCGTCCTATCAGGGGCGGGAAGTAATCCGATCCGCTCGTAATAGCGGATCGTCTCGACCTTGGTGCCGGTTGCTTTGGACAAATCGCCGATCGTGAGGACGCCTGAACTCATAAGTGTTGACCCTGTAGTTACTACAGGGTGCAGTATGATCTCATAACGAGAGAAAGTCCAAAAAACGTGACAGCTGTCGAACGACCCTCAACAAACATCCACGCGCTCAAGATGGGCGTCGAGGGCATGGATTGCGGCGCGTGCGCGCTCAAGATCGAGAACGCCCTGAAGCGTCTCCCCGGCGTTGCCGACATCAACGTCAATTATGGCGCCGAGACGCTGGACCTGAACCACGACGCGGATCAGAGCTCGCGCCAAGCGATAGAGGACAAGATCCGCAGCCTTGGCTACACGCCGCGTGCACTGGCGACTGAGCAGGTCATCTCGACCCATTTGACCGAGCGGGCTGATCGGCCGTGGTGGCAAACGCGCAAGGGGCAACTTGTCCTTGTGAGCGCAGTCCTGCTTGCAGCGGCGGCAATTGTCGCCTGGGTTGCACCCGACCTCTCATTTTACGCTTATCTCTCAGCCGCCGTCATTGGTCTCGTCCCCATAGCGCGCCGCGCGGTCATGGGCGCCATGTCTGGCACGCCTTTCAGCATCGAAACGCTCATGAGCGTAGCGGCGGCCGGAGCCGTTGCCATCGGCGCGACCGAGGAAGCAGCGGTTGTGATTTTCCTCTTTGCCGTCGGTGAGCTTCTGGAGACCGTTGCGGCAGGTCGCGCAAGGGCTGGCATCAAAGCACTAATCGGATTGGTGCCGCGTACCGCCAAAATCGAGCAAGATGGCGAAGTGCGGGAAGTGCCCGTCGAACAGCTGCGTGTCGACGATGTCGTCGTGGTGCGACCCGGCGACCGGGTTCCATCAGACGGAAAAATCATCGAGGGGACGTCGGAACTCGACGAAGCCCCCGTCACGGGCGAATCGGTTCCCGTCCTTAAGACTATTGAGGCGATGGTCTATGCCGGCAGCATTAACGGCAACGGCTTGCTCAGGATATCAATCACCAAGACCGCAGCCGACAACACCATCGCGCGCATCATTCATCTGGTGGAGCAGGCACAGACTTCTAAAGCGCCTACGGCCCGCTTTATCGACCAGTTCGCAGCGTACTATACGCCAGCGTCAATGGTCGCTGCGGCGCTGATTATCATCATACCACCGTTGCTCTTTGGGGCAGACTGGGAAACCTGGATCTACCGCGGCCTTGCTACCCTACTCATCGCCTGCCCCTGCGCGCTTGTTATCTCTACGCCTGCCGCCATTGCCTCCGGTTTAGCGGCCGGGGCCCGACGCGGGCTTCTCATCAAGGGCGGTGCAGCCTTGGAGACTCTCGGCAAGATCAAGACCGTCGCCTTTGACAAGACTGGCACCTTAACCGTTGGCAAGCCACAGGTGACCGATGTCATTGCCATCGAAGGCGACGACAGTGAGGTGCTGGCGAAAGCTGCCGCCGTCGAGCAGGGGTCCAGCCATCCGCTCGGATTTGCGATTATCGCAGCGACCAAGATGCGCGGGCTCACCATACCAGAAGCCTTCGGCGGCGCTTCTGCGGTTCCAGGCAAAGCCGTTGTCGCGCGTCTGCGCGATGGCTTTATCTCGGTCGGCTCTCCGCGTCATGCAGCCGAATTTAACCTGCTGCCCCCTTCCTTCGAGAGCGTGGTGCAGCGGCTTGAGGCGGAAGGAAAGACAGTCGTGATCGTGGCCACGAATGAGCGCGCGCTCGGCCTTATTGCGCTCCGCGACGAACCGCGCCCCGATGCCGTAGCCGGGATCAGGTGGCTAAAGGCGCTCGGCGTGGACA encodes:
- a CDS encoding efflux RND transporter periplasmic adaptor subunit; this encodes MKFTSKLTLAIAAALLGLFVAYRETSSMCGPAKVDAHGHGHGHGEEQDADHAAEGFGAKVCEDGFVRAVWESMWPSSPEIAPVAKADGDHAKEATSEKDEHGHAHGKEEGESSEGLIKLSAEQIKAATIEMQPAASGKLSKEVAAPGRITMNANAQARVVPKLTGTVASVDRQLGDTVAVGDLLATIDSREMADAKADFLAASRTEELARSTYEREERLWKQKVTAEQEYLAARNAHAEAKIRLDVAHQRLHAIGLSDDEIKRLPKIGDESSFRIYELRAPIAGQVTARDLVLGQTVGTDKEVFTIADPAKVWIELAVAPNDLSFAKQGQMVRVQSGTRQASGRIFALSPVIDAETRSAKAIAELDNASGIWKPGDYVDARLIASEQEVDILVPAGAIQTVKGSKVVFVSESGGFRARPVTTGREDSKYVEIISGLEFGETVATSNTFTLKAELGKAEAEHEH
- a CDS encoding TolC family protein — encoded protein: MAKRSKFYFWLAVAMATACSGYGATGEELSGWSTETAVSGEAGPVMFPSVSATSTLSYENRLTLRDAVSRTLAYNPSVRAAYHEIQARDGEAFQASRRPNPELLLEVENFGGSKDKRDFDVAEETASLTQLIELGGKRYARLQAAQLETSLATWDYEGIRVQMATLAAQSFVDVLTAQERVKVLGEFVSIAEKTRKSVDARVKAGKASPIELDRALVAAARAKALQGAEKARLDAAKRKLSTLWGAHAPDFGAAAGRLGNGISVPSVEALKTFLDSNPTLARWSDEVGRRAAQVNLENAKAIPDLRVGAGVRQFNENDSTAIVASVAIPLPIFDRNDGNIAAAESRLAKAETDALAVRDELLRALIEAVGDLEVAATQLNGLKRDVLPVAQTAFDRTKLGYDEGKFDLLNVLDVQRSVFEVRLDLLNARADYEKARVKVEALIGRDIKEF
- a CDS encoding cation diffusion facilitator family transporter, whose translation is MGAGHDHGHTSSSASALTKALALTGTFLVVEVVAGILTGSLALISDAAHMLTDTAGLAIALAAIKVGERPADSRRTFGYRRFEILAAAFNAILLFGVAAYILYEAYQRVLAPTEIQSLPMLVVAFLGLLVNLAAMRLLAGNAQSSLNVKGAYLEVWSDMLGSIGVMAAAIIIWLTGWRWVDPLVAVAIGLWVLPRTWQLFSETMNVLLEGVPEGINVVAIETALRAVPGVRDIHDLHVWALSSEMPSLSVHLVLGDAPDADKVREKAAELLEERFSIDHVTLQTERTDCRDGRDQHGLH
- a CDS encoding helix-turn-helix domain-containing protein — protein: MSSGVLTIGDLSKATGTKVETIRYYERIGLLPAPDRTSGNYRAYGKSDLGRLSFIRRARDLGFGLEQVRELLGLSDQKQRSCEAVDVIARDHLADVDRKLADLKALRRELDSIIRYCGRGTIGECRIIEALAPIDPRH
- a CDS encoding heavy metal translocating P-type ATPase produces the protein MDCGACALKIENALKRLPGVADINVNYGAETLDLNHDADQSSRQAIEDKIRSLGYTPRALATEQVISTHLTERADRPWWQTRKGQLVLVSAVLLAAAAIVAWVAPDLSFYAYLSAAVIGLVPIARRAVMGAMSGTPFSIETLMSVAAAGAVAIGATEEAAVVIFLFAVGELLETVAAGRARAGIKALIGLVPRTAKIEQDGEVREVPVEQLRVDDVVVVRPGDRVPSDGKIIEGTSELDEAPVTGESVPVLKTIEAMVYAGSINGNGLLRISITKTAADNTIARIIHLVEQAQTSKAPTARFIDQFAAYYTPASMVAAALIIIIPPLLFGADWETWIYRGLATLLIACPCALVISTPAAIASGLAAGARRGLLIKGGAALETLGKIKTVAFDKTGTLTVGKPQVTDVIAIEGDDSEVLAKAAAVEQGSSHPLGFAIIAATKMRGLTIPEAFGGASAVPGKAVVARLRDGFISVGSPRHAAEFNLLPPSFESVVQRLEAEGKTVVIVATNERALGLIALRDEPRPDAVAGIRWLKALGVDTIMLTGDNRRTGQAIASALGLDVRAELLPEAKLQAIAELKTAGPVAMVGDGINDAPALAVSSVGIAMGGGTDVALETADAALLSNHVTGVAELVSLARATLSNIWQNIALALGLKAVFLVTTLLGVSSLWMAILADTGATVLVTANALRLLRFRPAATASSQEIA